DNA from Aggregatimonas sangjinii:
AGACGATTATGATGGGCGGTCTCATTTAGAAAATGATAGATAACAAATATAGCATTATTCGAAGGATTTCCTCGTTAAGGAATAACTAAAAATCCTTCAACAGTTTAATACTTTCTTTTGGGAGCCATCCGGTCTTACCATCCGCAATCTTAATTTTTTGATAACCATTGAGCGATTCGAGTACATTTACTTTCGTACCCTCGTGTAGAATAAAAATTCCCTCTCCGCGCTCGTTGGGTTCGGAGCGCACAGCTATTTCATTATCGAAGACGATGGCCGGTTGGTTGCTATTAAAGTCAGCATAATTTACGAATGCCATAGCCACCGCAAAAATGGACACCAATAAACCGATTAAGCTCAAAATAAAAGCGATGCGTTTTCGTGTAGCATCATGAAAAAAGTAAAAAACGATATAGAGCAATACGAATAATAGCATGCTGAACACTCCTAGATAGGCCCATTGGTCAAAAGTAAACCAACGTACTATTCTGTTATAGAATTTCGAGAAACCCATTTCCGGCATGGTATCTATGGCATCCAATGTCATGTTGTTGGCATAAGCTAAATTGTTTTTGATTTCCGGGTCGTTTGGTTTTAAGAGCAGCGCTTTTTCGTAGTAATAGATGCTCGGGGCAATTTGATTGAGTTTGTAATGCGCATTGCCGAGGTTGTAATAGAGTTCGGCGGAATGCTGTCCCTGCTCCAAAATCTTTTCATACTGCGCTATGGATGCAGTATATTCTCCTTCATTATAAGCTTTATTGGCCGCTTCGAAAAGTGCTTCGTTTTGCCCAACCGCCGAAAGGCCGATTAAAAGAATCAATATGAATGTTATTCGTTTCACGTACTATTACGGTATTTAAGTTATCAGCCGCTATGCCTTGGTCAACAGGGAAGCAAATAGTATCTCTATTACAGTTGCTTATCCATTGTTGAGATAACTTCGCTGGCCAAATCGTAATCCTGTTGCATCTGAACTTTTGAAAATTGACTATATCGGGCCATCTCACAATTTTTCAAGAGGCCGATAAAGCCATCCTTTGTGCTGTCATCTACTTTCTTCTCCTGCAGCAGCGAAGCGATTTTATCCTTACTGAATTCGGAAGTTTCGATTTTCAATTTCGCTTTTAAATAATTATGCAGGGCCTTCTCCAGTGCGACATAAAACGCATCCTTATCTCCCAAGGTCTTCTTGGCGGCCGAGAGATACTTTCGCGCCAATCGGTTTGCCTTACGTAGCCTGTTTCCGGTAACGTCACCCGCCCGGGCTTCCCTTTTATTTCGTATTACAATAGCAAGTGGAATAAGTAGCAAGGGCAACAACCACCACAAATAAAAACAGCTTGTATTGAAAAAGTAATTTGAACCTATGGCCGAGAGATTGGGAGTTAATTTGATAAAATTGAATTGATTTCCCGTGGTCGTTACGGTCTGCTTGTTATTGGAAACCGTGCCTGACGGGTCATTGTCGTTAGAGGGCCCCGAGGTGACATTGATAATGATCTCTTCCGATTTAAGCGTGTTGTATTTTTCGGTATTCGGATTAAAGTAACTGAACGAAATGGGAGGTATCGGGTATTTTCCGCGAAACGACGGCACGATGGTGTAGCTATTACCGACTTTTCCCTGCGAACCCGAAATCGTAGTCCGAACACTCTCTTTGAATTCTGGATCGTATACTTCCAAAGCGCTCGGTAGACTAGGCTCTGGGAGCTGAAACAGTTTTAGGTTTCCTTTACCACTGACCTCCACATCTGCTTGCAACGACTCGGATGCATTGAGGCTCGTCTTATTTGTAGTCACCTTAAAATCGAAATCTCCTACCGCCCCGGTAAAATCGACCGGTTTACCTTGTTCAGGCAATGGTTTAACGGTAATCGTGCGCCTACCGGCCGAGACGACCTTGGTGGTTGAGGCGTATACTGGTCTGCCAAAGAAATCGCGTCGGCTCGTGGGCACGTCCACCCGCATTTCTATAGTAAAGGGCTCTATTTCGAGTTTACCGGATTTTTGGGGATACAGCACCACCCTTTTAAAGACTTTGGAGCGATAGGGCTTTTCTTTATAGGTATCGTTCCGAACAGGTTCGTTCGTTCGGGTAATATCCTGGCTCCAGAAATTCTCGTATTTCGGAATATCGATGGTACGGTCACTTGATGCACTTATCGAATTGCTGACGTAAAGCTTGTAGACTACACTGATCGCCTCATTCAAATAAGGATTCGAATTGGAAACCTCGGCCACTAGATGCAGATGTTCGTCGGCGATATCGTCTGCAGTAACTTGGCCATTGGGTCGGTCGACCGCCTCGGTAACTACTACTTTTTTTGGTGTTGATTTGTACGTTTTGCCATCAATGACGATAGATGCTTGGCCGATGGAGAAATTACCCTTGGCCGTTGGGGACACGGTATAGGAATAGGTCTTTGAATAACTTCGTACCCCATTGTACCACGAAGAACTGATCGACTGTGATGGCCCCATGACCACTTTGAAACCCTTAAAATCCGGAGGGGTAAAATTATCCCCGTCTTTGTTCATCGTAAAATCAACCCGTAATCGTTCGTTTATTCCCAACTTATCCTTGCTCAGGCGCATCTCGAACGTGATGCCATCGTCGTCCTGCCCCTTAGCTAAGAACGCAAGCAAGAGTAAAGGCAGTAAACAGATGTACTTTTTCAATTGCATTGCACTTACCAGTCTTTCTCGTTCTTCACTTTAACGCCTTTCACTTTTTTGGCGTCGATTTTTTGCTGCACTTTTTTCTCTTCTTGCTGCATGGCCTCCAATAGATTTTGAATCTGTTGTTTGCTCAATTGATTGGGGCGACGCTGCTGTTCTTCCTTCTCATCGCCTTCTTTGGGCTTATTTTTCTGCTCCTCTTTTTTATCTCCATCACCTTCCTTGTTTTCCTCTTCGTTTTCCTTTTTTTGATCGCCTTCGTCCCCTTTATCCTGCTGGTCTTTGTTTTCTTCTTTATTATCCCCGTCTTTTTTATCGTCCTTCTTATCCTTTTCGTCCTCGTTCTTATCGTCTTTGTTCTGATCTTGGTTCTGCTGGTCCTTTTTCAGCATTTCCTTGGCCAGTGCCAGATTATAGCGGGTTTCCTCGTCTTTTGGGTTGTTGCGGAGCGCCTGCTTGTAAGCCTCGACCGCTTTCTCGTATTCCTTTCTTTTCATGAAAACATTGCCCATATTGTGATAGGCCTTGTGCTTTTCGGGCTTTTCGCTAGCGCGCTCACCTGCCTGTTTAAAGCGGCCGAACGCTTCGCTATAGGTAGCGTTGTTGTAGTAGGCATTACCCAAATTGTAGGGTGCTACAGCGTTTTGATCACTTTTGGCTATCGCCTTTCGGTATTCAACTTCGGCTTCGATAAACTTATTCGTTGTCAGCTCTTGGTTACCTTCGTATGTGAGATTTTTAGACTCCCGGAGGGCTTTCTCCTGTGCTTTAACGGCATCATCTTCTTGCGCAGAAGCAAAACTTCCCGCTAAAAAAATAAAAAGAACGAATCGTTTCATATTAGTCTATAGCTTTTTCATTAAACAGATTGAGTTTTCGCAGCCATTTGGTTTTCCTATCCAATACAAATACATCTAAAAATAGAAATAAAAGCCCTGCACCCAAAAACCATTGAAATTGGTCTTTGAAATCGGCTATTTGTTTGGCTTCGAACTCCTTTTTGTCCATTTGCAACAACTGATCTTTGATGTAATCTACGGCCTCCTCGGTATTGGCACCATTTATGAATTCTCCTTCACCCTCATCGGCGATATCGGTCAAAACCGTCTCGTTCAACTTGGTGATCACCACTTCACCTTGTCCGTCTTTTTTAAGACTTTCAACGATGCCGTTGCGTTTTAGTGGGATAGGCGCCCCTTTGGTACTTCCCACTCCGATTGTAAATATTCGAATACCTGCTTCCGCCGCTTTTTCGACAGCACCCAGGGTCGAACCTTCGGAATGGTCTTCCCCATCGGAAACGATAAACAGCACACGATTGGTCTGTTCCTCATCGTCATAATAGGTTCCGGCAAGCTCGATGGCTGCATCTATGGCGGTACCTTGCGAAGTAAGCATATCGGTATTCATACTTTGCAGGAACATTTTTGCCGCACCATAATCGGTCGTAATCGGCAGTTGGGGGTATGCTTGTCCGGCGTAAGCGATAATGCCCACACGGTCGCTGGCCAGTTCACCTATGATTTCCGAAACGATTCGTTTTGCCTTTTCCAAACGGTTCGGGGCGATATCTTCGGCCAACATACTTTTAGAGACGTCTACGGCGAATACGATATCAACACCTTCCCGTTTTACCGTTTCAAGTTTCGTGCCCATTTTGGGGTTCACGAGCGCCACAATCAAACAAGTAATCCCCAAGAGAAAGAACAAAAGCTTCAAGGTGCTTTTAAAATTAGACCGGTCCGGACTTAGCCTTTTGAGCAATTTCCCTTTTGCGAACTTTTTTCGAGTACGACTTTTCCATAGTTGCAACAACACGAAAATCAGAACCATCACTGGTATGACAGCGAGCAAATAAAAGTATATTTTTTCGTCTAACTGAATCATATGAAACTTCTGAATAAGGTATGGCGTAGCAGCCATTCCAACAACAACAAAGCACCCGCCAAAAATATCCAAGGCCTGAACTTTTCCTCGTATTTGTAATATTTGAACTCTTCAATCTCGGTTCTTTCCAATTTGTTGATTTCGTCGTATATCTCTTCCAACTTGCTGTTATTGGTAGCCCTAAAGTATTTTCCGCCCGTAGCTTTGGCAATGTCCTCTAATAATTTCTCATCTATCTCTACTTGTCGCAAGCCGTATCTAAACGAGCCATCGGCATTGTAGGCGACAGGCGTAAGCGCATTTCCATTCGAGCCCAGGCCGATGGTATAGGTTTTTATACCAAATTCAACGGCAAGATCGGCCGCTGTCTGCGGTTCTATAAACCCCATGTTGTTGACTCCGTCGGTCAATAGAATAATGATTTTACTAATGGCCTTGCTTTCTTTAAGGCGGTTCACCGAAGTCGCCAAGCCCATTCCGATAGCGGTACCATCGCTAAGTTGGCCATAGGTGATTTCACGAAGCGCGTTCAATACCAAGGACTTGTCGCTGGTGATCGGTGTTTTTGTGTAGCCCTCGCCCGCATATGCCACCAAGCCGATGCGATCGTTCGGCCGTTTTTTTATAAAGTTTGCGGCTACTTTCTTAAGAGCAGATAGGCGGTTGGGCTTAAGGTCACGGGCCAGCATACTTGAGGAAACGTCTATTGCCATGACGATATCGATTCCTTTGGTTGTTTTTGTCCGCGTGGAAATATCCTCTGTTTGTGGCCGGGCCATGGCAACGATTATCGCTGCCAAAGCCAGAAGGCGAAAGAAAAACAATAACGGTTTCAGCTTGGGAAGCAAACCTTGCTTGGCAAACCCGCCAACACTCGAAATCTTGAGAGATGCATTCTGGTCTTTTCGTTTCAAAAAATACCAAAGCACGGCCAGAGGCAGCAACAATAGCAGCCAAAAAAACTCCGGGTTCGCGAAATCGATATCTGTAAACATTTATAATTCCAGTTTTACTTCTAAGGTGTTTTTAATACGGTCTACGATTTGCTGCGCGTAGGCATCGTCTTCGAGATAAGTGATGCCGATGGTCTGTTGAAAACCTTTGGCCCCAAAGACCAAAATCTCATATTTCCCCTTGATCAATTCCTCCGATGATGGTGACTTGAATTTACCGCTACCATAAACGCGTGTCCCTTTTACGCCGCTTATCGTCGTGAACACGTCGTCTTTGGTAATAATGTTTTTCGCCCCCGCTGCCTGAAAAGTTTGCAGCAACTGTTCAATAGTCTGATCTATTGGTGCTTCTATGGGCTCTTTGTACGTGACAGAACTAACGCCGATATCGAAAAGTCCTACTTGACTACTGTACTCGAAGGCTTGCAATTCCTTTATTGCCTTTTGGGCTTCCTCAGGAAGCTCAATTTGTTTTCGTACCAGTACCTTCGGCGTCTCTAAAACAATAGGTGGAAATCCGTACGAACTTGCCACCCATTCCCCTTCGAGAAGTTCCTTGGTCGGATGGCCCAGAATGGAATCTTTCAGATAGCTAAAACCGTAGTTGGCCACTGCGATCGCAGCACCCGTAAAGAGCACCCCGAACAACACTACAATACCGATTACGAGTTTTTTACGTTGCTTACGGCGCATAAATTCTTCCTGATATTCGGCCTGTTGCATTAATTCTTCTTCAGTCGGCTCTGGTAGGGCATCATGGGTTTTTACCACGATTTGCTCGATGGTTTTTCGATCTTGTTCGGCGACCAAGGTATCGGGTTTCGATTTGGCGAACTTGACCAAATCGGCAGTTTGCAAAATTTTCTTGAACTGCACTATGGTTTCCGTGTCGAGTTCGAGTTCCCCGGAATCTTTTAGCAGTTCTAACTTTTCGATGAGTTGGTCGGTAGTACTCTCCAAAGCACTAACATGCACGTCTTCCTCTAAATAGGAACGGACGATATCGGTAAGTTCCGAATAGTACTGTTTGTATTCGTCCTGAATCAAGTAGCGGGAGTTCTCTAATCTTTTCAACTCCATCAAAGCCCTGTCGTAGGGCGGCAGCAAAGCCTCTTTTTCAGCTTCTGATAAGGGTTTTTTACGGAACACGAACCAATAGAACAAACCTGCAATCAGTAGCAAGGCCCCTAAAATACCCAAAAGAAGTTTCCAATACGACCCACTGGTCCGTTCCACCTGAATCAAAGGTTTGATATCGAACATTTGCTGTTTCAAGGTGTCTACCGGAACGGTGGCCACATTGATCATGAGCGAATCGGTAAAATAGCCTTTGCCATCTATTTCAATGCGTTGGGTTGGAAGTTTGTAGGCCCCGGAATCGAACTGCGTTAAAGCATAGGTTTTTAAGAGTGTCATCCGTTCCTTTTGGCGTAGTACCGTATCGGTATCGGATGCTTCAACGGTCTCCAAGGGAGAAAACGTCTGTCCGTCCGGAAAGATAACCTGCGCGGTAGAGTCTACCTCGACCGTGACCTTAAAGGTAACCTGCTCTCCGATTTTTATAAAGGTGGTATCGACCTCCGAAGCGATTTTCGGGGTGGTTTGGGTATATGCGTTTGAAGCGTAGAGCAAAAATAAGCCCATGACGAGACATCGCATCACCAGAGCGGCCGACTTCTTTGTTAGCACTTCATAGCTTGTACTTCGCATCACCCTCTTCTTTTGAAATACCTCAGTAACTTTTTAACGTAGCTTTCATCTACCCTACAGCTTAAAGTACCACAGCCAGATTTGGTAAAGGTTTCCCGAAAATAGTCTACTCGTTCTCGATGGTATTGACCGTAAGCCATTCGAACGCTTTTGGATTGGGTGTTCACCAACTGCACTTTTCCGGTTTCGGCATCCTGCATCTGCACCATGCCCAAATTGGGAATGGATTCTTCCTTTTCGTCAAAAACCCGAATACCGGTTACATCATGCTTATTGCCTGCGATTTTCAAGGTCTTTTCGTAGTCGCTCGCAATAAAGTCCGAAAGCACGAAAACGATGGCCTTCTTTTTAAGGACGCTACTGAGAAACTTAAGTGCCTCCGACAAATCGGTCTTGTTACTTTTCGGTTTAAACTCCAATAGCTCCCGAATAATACGTAGCACATGGCTTTTTCCCTTCTTAGGCGGAATAAACAATTCTACCGTATCTGAAAATAGCATTAAACCCACCTTATCGTTGTTCTGTAAGGCTGAAAAGGCCAAGGTAGCCGATATTTCGGTAATAATCTCTTTTTTGAATTGGTTGGTGGTACCGAAGAGTTCCGAGCCGCTGACATCTGCGACCAACATCATGGTAAGTTCGCGTTCTTCCTCAAAAACCTTTACAAAAGGTTCGTTGTACCGTGCGGTCACGTTCCAATCGATACTACGTACATCATCACCGAATTGATATTGGCGTACCTCGCTAAACGTCATTCCTCGACCTTTAAAGGTAGAATGATATTCCCCACCAAAAATATGGTCGGAAAGACG
Protein-coding regions in this window:
- a CDS encoding tetratricopeptide repeat protein, whose product is MKRFVLFIFLAGSFASAQEDDAVKAQEKALRESKNLTYEGNQELTTNKFIEAEVEYRKAIAKSDQNAVAPYNLGNAYYNNATYSEAFGRFKQAGERASEKPEKHKAYHNMGNVFMKRKEYEKAVEAYKQALRNNPKDEETRYNLALAKEMLKKDQQNQDQNKDDKNEDEKDKKDDKKDGDNKEENKDQQDKGDEGDQKKENEEENKEGDGDKKEEQKNKPKEGDEKEEQQRRPNQLSKQQIQNLLEAMQQEEKKVQQKIDAKKVKGVKVKNEKDW
- a CDS encoding vWA domain-containing protein, producing MIQLDEKIYFYLLAVIPVMVLIFVLLQLWKSRTRKKFAKGKLLKRLSPDRSNFKSTLKLLFFLLGITCLIVALVNPKMGTKLETVKREGVDIVFAVDVSKSMLAEDIAPNRLEKAKRIVSEIIGELASDRVGIIAYAGQAYPQLPITTDYGAAKMFLQSMNTDMLTSQGTAIDAAIELAGTYYDDEEQTNRVLFIVSDGEDHSEGSTLGAVEKAAEAGIRIFTIGVGSTKGAPIPLKRNGIVESLKKDGQGEVVITKLNETVLTDIADEGEGEFINGANTEEAVDYIKDQLLQMDKKEFEAKQIADFKDQFQWFLGAGLLFLFLDVFVLDRKTKWLRKLNLFNEKAID
- a CDS encoding vWA domain-containing protein, giving the protein MFTDIDFANPEFFWLLLLLPLAVLWYFLKRKDQNASLKISSVGGFAKQGLLPKLKPLLFFFRLLALAAIIVAMARPQTEDISTRTKTTKGIDIVMAIDVSSSMLARDLKPNRLSALKKVAANFIKKRPNDRIGLVAYAGEGYTKTPITSDKSLVLNALREITYGQLSDGTAIGMGLATSVNRLKESKAISKIIILLTDGVNNMGFIEPQTAADLAVEFGIKTYTIGLGSNGNALTPVAYNADGSFRYGLRQVEIDEKLLEDIAKATGGKYFRATNNSKLEEIYDEINKLERTEIEEFKYYKYEEKFRPWIFLAGALLLLEWLLRHTLFRSFI
- a CDS encoding DUF58 domain-containing protein, which codes for MDTKELLKKVRKIEIKTRRLSDHIFGGEYHSTFKGRGMTFSEVRQYQFGDDVRSIDWNVTARYNEPFVKVFEEERELTMMLVADVSGSELFGTTNQFKKEIITEISATLAFSALQNNDKVGLMLFSDTVELFIPPKKGKSHVLRIIRELLEFKPKSNKTDLSEALKFLSSVLKKKAIVFVLSDFIASDYEKTLKIAGNKHDVTGIRVFDEKEESIPNLGMVQMQDAETGKVQLVNTQSKSVRMAYGQYHRERVDYFRETFTKSGCGTLSCRVDESYVKKLLRYFKRRG
- a CDS encoding SH3 domain-containing protein — translated: MKRITFILILLIGLSAVGQNEALFEAANKAYNEGEYTASIAQYEKILEQGQHSAELYYNLGNAHYKLNQIAPSIYYYEKALLLKPNDPEIKNNLAYANNMTLDAIDTMPEMGFSKFYNRIVRWFTFDQWAYLGVFSMLLFVLLYIVFYFFHDATRKRIAFILSLIGLLVSIFAVAMAFVNYADFNSNQPAIVFDNEIAVRSEPNERGEGIFILHEGTKVNVLESLNGYQKIKIADGKTGWLPKESIKLLKDF
- a CDS encoding BatD family protein yields the protein MQLKKYICLLPLLLLAFLAKGQDDDGITFEMRLSKDKLGINERLRVDFTMNKDGDNFTPPDFKGFKVVMGPSQSISSSWYNGVRSYSKTYSYTVSPTAKGNFSIGQASIVIDGKTYKSTPKKVVVTEAVDRPNGQVTADDIADEHLHLVAEVSNSNPYLNEAISVVYKLYVSNSISASSDRTIDIPKYENFWSQDITRTNEPVRNDTYKEKPYRSKVFKRVVLYPQKSGKLEIEPFTIEMRVDVPTSRRDFFGRPVYASTTKVVSAGRRTITVKPLPEQGKPVDFTGAVGDFDFKVTTNKTSLNASESLQADVEVSGKGNLKLFQLPEPSLPSALEVYDPEFKESVRTTISGSQGKVGNSYTIVPSFRGKYPIPPISFSYFNPNTEKYNTLKSEEIIINVTSGPSNDNDPSGTVSNNKQTVTTTGNQFNFIKLTPNLSAIGSNYFFNTSCFYLWWLLPLLLIPLAIVIRNKREARAGDVTGNRLRKANRLARKYLSAAKKTLGDKDAFYVALEKALHNYLKAKLKIETSEFSKDKIASLLQEKKVDDSTKDGFIGLLKNCEMARYSQFSKVQMQQDYDLASEVISTMDKQL
- a CDS encoding BatD family protein, with the protein product MRCLVMGLFLLYASNAYTQTTPKIASEVDTTFIKIGEQVTFKVTVEVDSTAQVIFPDGQTFSPLETVEASDTDTVLRQKERMTLLKTYALTQFDSGAYKLPTQRIEIDGKGYFTDSLMINVATVPVDTLKQQMFDIKPLIQVERTSGSYWKLLLGILGALLLIAGLFYWFVFRKKPLSEAEKEALLPPYDRALMELKRLENSRYLIQDEYKQYYSELTDIVRSYLEEDVHVSALESTTDQLIEKLELLKDSGELELDTETIVQFKKILQTADLVKFAKSKPDTLVAEQDRKTIEQIVVKTHDALPEPTEEELMQQAEYQEEFMRRKQRKKLVIGIVVLFGVLFTGAAIAVANYGFSYLKDSILGHPTKELLEGEWVASSYGFPPIVLETPKVLVRKQIELPEEAQKAIKELQAFEYSSQVGLFDIGVSSVTYKEPIEAPIDQTIEQLLQTFQAAGAKNIITKDDVFTTISGVKGTRVYGSGKFKSPSSEELIKGKYEILVFGAKGFQQTIGITYLEDDAYAQQIVDRIKNTLEVKLEL